In Gemmatimonadota bacterium, a genomic segment contains:
- a CDS encoding alpha/beta hydrolase has product MAVEPKELKFIATEEKGEVSALYARPRGAKTLLVLGHGSGTNMRHLFMQELSDALNDVGIATLRFNYPYSERGGGGMDGEKVRLATVRGAIEMGMKQARGLPVFAGGHSMSGRMVSMACAEEPVDGLKGIVFFAFPLYSSKPNTERAEHLKDVRVPMLFLSGQRDKMANLELLQPVVGNLENATLHVVDTADHGFKILKRRNTDEPVMEELARVAGGWMSE; this is encoded by the coding sequence ATGGCTGTTGAACCGAAGGAGTTGAAATTTATTGCGACTGAGGAAAAGGGTGAGGTGTCGGCTTTGTATGCGCGACCGCGCGGGGCAAAGACATTGTTGGTGTTGGGTCACGGGTCGGGTACGAATATGCGGCATCTTTTTATGCAGGAACTGAGCGATGCGTTGAACGATGTGGGGATTGCGACTTTGCGCTTTAATTATCCCTATTCGGAGAGGGGCGGTGGTGGCATGGATGGGGAGAAGGTGCGGTTGGCAACTGTGCGTGGGGCTATAGAGATGGGGATGAAGCAGGCGCGTGGGTTGCCAGTTTTTGCCGGTGGACATTCGATGAGCGGGCGGATGGTTTCGATGGCTTGTGCGGAAGAACCTGTTGACGGGCTGAAGGGTATTGTGTTTTTCGCTTTTCCGCTGTATTCGAGCAAGCCAAATACAGAGCGCGCCGAGCATTTGAAGGATGTGCGCGTGCCGATGCTGTTTTTATCGGGTCAGCGGGATAAGATGGCGAATTTAGAACTGTTGCAACCGGTGGTGGGCAATCTGGAGAATGCGACGCTTCATGTGGTGGATACCGCGGATCACGGATTTAAAATTTTGAAGCGGCGAAATACCGATGAACCCGTGATGGAAGAATTGGCGCGGGTCGCAGGTGGATGGATGTCGGAGTAA